The sequence below is a genomic window from Microbacterium abyssi.
AAGACGGCGCTCTCGATCGCGATCCGACGGTGAATGCCGTCGTCGTGGCCTGGCGGAAGCAGGCGCTCGATCGGGATCCGGAACAGGACGATGCGACGCTCATCGCGGTCGATGTGCCAGCGGGGGATGCCGTCGGCACTCGCCTTCTGCGGCAGGCCGCCGATCTCGAAGCGAACCTCCTCGAGTTCCGGCCAGGTGCCGCGCAGGAACTCGACCGCGGTGCCGATGGTCACGTCGAAGCGATCGATGCGACCGTCCAGCGGCGCCAGGGGAGGCCGCACGACCTCGCTGCGTCCGAGACGCCCGTGACGGCCGTGCCGAGCACCACGGCGAGGCGTGGCGGCGCGTTCGGTGCGGCGACGGGGCATGACGAAAGTCTAGGTGCTCCGCGCGGCGTCCGCGCCCCGTGAGCCCTGCGCCCTACGCTGACAGAGATGGACGGAAGACTCTGCTCGAAGGTGACCTGCGCACGCGAGGCCGTGGCGACGCTTACGTTCGACTACGGCGATCAGATGGCAGCTCTCGGCCCGCTCGGCGGCACGGATCACCCGCACGCACATGATCTGTGCGCACAGCATGCCGACCGCCTCTCAGTGCCGGCGGGATGGATCGTCGTCCGGCACGAGGCGCTGCGGGTCTGACGACTGCAGGCCGACGCGGCGGCCGGTGAGCCTCTCGGCCCGCGCATCGGCGATCGCCAGCGCCCGCCGCTCGCGTTCGCGGCGCAGGACGGTGATCGCGATCAGCAGCTGCTCCGGGTGCGCCGCGGGCTGCGGTGAGATGTAGACGGCGGATTCCGCCACCAGGTCCTGTGCGACCCGAGCCCGTGCCGCCGGCGACATGCGCTCGGCGTGCTGCAGGAACTGTGAGATGCGCCGGGCGAGACGGTCCGGCATCCGCGCGACGTCCGCGATCTGCGCCCAGCCGGCCAGCGCGGGCGGCATCACGGGGGCGAGCGGAACGAGCTTCGGGGTGCGAACCCGCTGGCTGTACGTGCCGGCCACCAGGTCGCCCAGGCGCTGCGAGCGGGCGGTGAACGCGCCCGAGAGCATCGCCACCGCACCGAAGGTCATGTAAATCTCCAGCACGCCGATCAGGGCGCGGATGAACGCGTGCCGGAACCCGGCCGCTCCGCCGTCGAGGCGCACGATCCGCCCGCCGACTGCGAGCTTGCCGAGACTGCGTCCGCGGAGGGCGAGCTCGACGACGATCGGCACGACGACGAAGCACACCACCATCGCGGCGACGTTGAGGATGCCGTCGATCGAGCTGTCGATGGTCCCGGTGAACATCAGCCACGTCCGCAGCCACAGGAACAGCACGAACAGCACCCAGCTGACGATCATGTCGATCAGTGCGCCGAGTGCGCGCATGAAGAACCCGAGCGGCTGCACGTCGATCGCGACCGCTTCGCCGGAGAGGACCTCGTCGGCGGTGTCGATCGGCGTGGACATGAGTACAGTAAATCAGGTGGATGCCGATGCTCTGGCCGACGCGCGCCGCGCGGAATGGGAACGACTGGACGAGCTCAGTCGGTCCCGGCTGGATGGCGAAGGCGTCGACGAGCTGATCGTGCGGTACCGCGCGGCATCCGCGGATCTCGCCGAACTGAAGACATCTGTCGGCGACTCGCCGCAGGGAGCGTACGTGTCGTCCGTGCTGTCCAAGGCGCGACTGCGCCTGACCGGGGCGTCGGACAGCATCCTCACCCAGATCGCGCGGTTCTTCGCCGATCAGCTGCCCGCGGCGCTGTACCGGCTGCGCTGGACGACCCTGATGATCGCGGTCGTCTTCATCGCGATCACCGCCGGTGTCGGCACGTGGATCGCCTCCGATCCGGCGCTGGTCGCCACGCTGGGGCCCGCGGACTTCCTCGAGCAGTACGCCGAGGAGAGCTTCACCGGGTACTACACCGAGAACCCCGCGGCGGTGTTCGCGGGCATGGTCTGGACCAACAACGCCTGGATCGCCGCGCAGTGCGTGCTCTTCGGCGTGACGGGTATCTGGCCCGTGTACGTGATCGTGCAGAACGCCTTCGGACTGGGCGTCTCCGCGGCCGTGATGGCTGCGCACGACCGCCTGGACGTGATGGTGCTGTACATCCTTCCGCACGGGATGCTCGAACTCACGAGCATCTTCGTCGCCGCCGCAGCCGGCCTGCACCTGTTCTGGGCGTGGGTGGCACCGGGGCATCGTACGCGCGGCGCGGCGCTCGCCGAGGAGGGCAGGGCGCTGGCGACCGTCGCGATCGGGCTGGTCTTCGCGCTGTTCCTGTCGGGGCTCGTCGAAGGATTCGTCACCGGCTGGTCGCTGGCCTGGCCCGTCAAGATCGGGATCGGCGCTGCGGCTCTCGCCGTGTTCCTCGTGTACATGCTGCTGGTCGGACGCCGAGCATACCGGCGCGGTGAGCGCGGGGATCTCCTCGAGTACGAGGCCGGCACCCCGCAGCTCACCGCGGGCTGATCAGGACCGCTGGGTTCCGTCGAGCAGCGTCTTGTACGCGAGGCCGGCGATCATGGCGCCGACGATCGGGAACACGATGAACACCCACAGCTGCGACAGCGGGCCGACGCCGCCGTAGACGGCCGCCGCGATCGAGCGCGCCGGGTTCACCGACGTGTTGTCGACCGGGATGCTGATCAGGTGGATGAGGGTCAGCGTGAGCCCGATCGCGAGGCCGGCGAAGGGCGTCGGTCGCAGTTTGTGCGTCGTGCCGAGGATCACGAACAGGAACATCGCGGTCAGCACGAGCTCGATGATGATGGCGGCCCACATGCCGAAGCCGCCGGGGGAGTGCTCGCCCCAGCCGTTGCTGGCGAAGCCTGCGTCCTGGGCGCCGGTGAGCCAGCCGTCCGGGCCGAACAGCCCGACCAGCACGAGGATCGTGCTGGCAATGAGTCCGCCGACGATCTGGGAGATGATGTAGCCGGGCACCTCACGCCAGGGGATGCGGCCCGCCGCGGCCACTCCGAGGGTGACGGCGGGGTTGAAGTGGCCTCCGGACACGGGGCCGAAGGCGTATGCGCCCACGACGACCGTCAGGCCGAAGGCGAGAGCGACTGCCACATACACGGCCGACCCGGAGCCCGGCTCGGTGAAGTGGTTGGATGCGAACAGGGCGGTGCCGACACCGCCGAGAACCAGCAGGAAGGTGCCGAGAGCCTCAGCGGTCAGTTTTGCGCCAGTGGATGGGACCGGAGCCGCTGCTTCGGCGAGCGTTTCGCTCATGGGATTCCCTCTCGTCGGTTCGATTCGAAGCGATCGAATTCACCGCACATGCTAGTGGGGTCGGATGCCGAAGCATCCGACCCCACGCGGGAATGTTCGTCAGGCGATCAGTCGCCGACGCCGACGGGCTCCGGCTCGCCGACGGGAAGACCGGCCAGCGCGCGGACCTCATCCGCGACCGTCTGGTCGACCTGGCCCCAGTACCAGAAGAAGCGCTCCTGGATGGCGGGCACCGTCAGGGCGTTGTACTGACCGGTGAGGGTCTCGATGAAGCGCCGGCGCTCCTCGACGCTGAAGACGTCGTTGATCAGGGTGCGAGCCTGACCGAAGTCGTCGTCCTCCGAGTGCAGGGTCGCCGCGCTGCGCACGAGCGCGCCGTCGTTCTCCCAGCTCGCCTCGACACCGCGCTGCGGGTCGGCCTGCGGGCCACCGGCGACACCGTACGAGTTCGGGGTGTAGACCCGGTGCTCTGCGGTGTTGTAGTGGTACTGCATGTTGCCCTCGTGCATGTAGTTGCTCGTGTGGGCGGCATGCGGCTGGTTGACCGGCAGCTGGTTGTAGTTCGTGCCGATGCGGTAGCGCTGCGCGTCCGGATACGAGAACACGCGGGCCATCAGCATCTTGTCGGGCGAAATGCCGGTGCCGGGAACCTGGTTGCCGGGCGAGAAGGCGGCCTGCTCGATCTCGGCGAAGAAGTTCTGCGGGTTGCGGTTCAGGGTGAACGTGCCGACCTTGATGCGCGGGTAGTCCTTCTTCGACCAGGTCTTGGTCAGGTCGAACGGGTTGAAGCGGTAGGTCTTGGCCTCTTCGTACGGCATGACCTGGACGTAGACGTCCCAAGACGGGTTCTCGCCGCGCTCGATCGCCTCGTAAAGGTCACGACGGTAGTAGTCGGCATCCTGACCGGCGATCCGCTCGGCCTCGTCGGCGAACATGGGCTCGACGCCCTGCTGGGAGAGGAAGTGGTACTGCACCCAGAAGCGCTCGCCGGCCTCGTTGACCCACTGGTAGGTGTGCGAGCCGTAGCCGTTCATGTGGCGCCAAGAGCGCGGCAGGCCGCGGTCGCCCATGACATAGGTGACCTGGTGGGCCGACTCGGGGGAGAGGGTCCAGAAGTCCCACTGCATGTCGGCGTCCCGAAGGGCCGAGCCGGTGAGGCGCTTCTGCGAGTGGATGAAGTCGGGGAACTTCATGCCGTCGCGCAGGAAGAACGTCGGAGTGTTGTTGCCGACGATGTCGAGGTTGCCCTCGGTGGTGTAGAAGCGCAGCGAGAAGCCGCGGACGTCGCGCCACGTGTCGGGAGAGCCCTGCTCGCCCGCGACCGAGGAGAAGCGGATCAGCGTCTCGCTCTTCGCCCCGGGCTGGAACACGGCCGCGCGGGTGTACCGCGAGACGTCCTCGGTGACGACGAACTCGCCGAACGCGCCACCGCCCTTGGCGTGCGGGTTGCGCTCCGGCACGCGCTCGCGGTTGAACGAGGCGAGCTTCTCGACCAGGTAACGGTCATGGAGGGCGGTGATGCCGTCGGGACCGGAGGTCAGCGAGTGCGCGTCGCTGGCGACCGGGGTTCCGGTCTGGGTGGTCGTGAAAGTCTTGTCTGTCATTTCACTTGTTCCTTTCGCAATCGGAGCAGATGGCTCGGTAGGTCACAGAGGCTTCGATGATTCGCATCCCGTGATCGTGGGACGGATGCAGGCAGGGTGCTTCGCCGGTGGCGCAGGCGACGTCTTCGACGCGGCCGCATTCGACGCACTGCAGGTGGTGGTGGTTGTCGAACTCGTGCTGCACCTCGTAGAGGGCGCTGCCGGCGTCGGGAAGGCTCACTCGGCGCACGATGCCGGCGCCGGTGAGATCGCCCAGGATGCCATGGACCGTGGGCAGCGCCAGGCCGCTGAGCGTCTCGCGAAGGGCTGAGAACACCGAGTCCGCTGAAGCGTGCGGGTGGGCGGCGAGGGTTTCGAGAACCGCGACCCGCTGCACAGTGACACGCAGGCCCGCGGCGCGCAGGCGCTCGGGGGCTCCGTGTGTTGCTGCGGTCGTCATGCCGTCAGTCTACTCTTTTTCTGAATCATTCACAAAAACGAATCGGTCTGAAAAGTGCCTCGCCCCCCGTCCAGGTCGCAATTACTGCCGTTACAGACAGCGCAAACTGGCGCTTTCTGCGACCTGAACGCCAGCGCGCGCAGTCACAGGCCGAGCGCGCGACGGATGCGGGTGAGCAGTTCATCGCGTCGGGCGAACAGCGCGCTGGTCACTTCGATGACCGTCCAGCCGGCAGCGCGCAGCGCAGCGATCCGCTCCACGTCCGCGGCATACGTCGTTGCGTGCACGAGCCCGTGGTATTCGATCGCGATCTTTTTGGCCAGGTAGACCAGGTCGAAGCATCCGAGGAACCGGCCGTGTTCGTCATAGACGTCCTGGTTGAGCGTCGGCTCCGGAAGACCGGCGCGAACGATCAGGCACCTCAGCTTCGACTCGCGCGGCGACCACGAGTCCTCGCGGATGAGCTCGATCGCTTCGCGAAGCCGGCGGATGCCGTGGCGTCTGACTCCGTAGACCCGCGAAGCGAGATCGGCCACGGTCGTGAGCGGCGGTCGTCCCGCATCGGGGCGCCCAGGCCCGGGACGCCAGACCCGGCACAGATGGTCGCCGAGCGCCACCAGGTCGGGCACGCCCCACGACCCGAGCTGCCCCCACGCAGTGGCATGGTCGGCGACGAGGAAGCCCTCGACCTCGATCATCCGCGTGGTTCGGGGATCAGCCCGATGCGCCTGCACACCGGTGGCTCTCACGAGCGGACCCGCGCCGAGGGTGCTCACATGAACGGGCAGGGTCATACCATCCACGGCTGCACGATCGGCCGTCACCAGCGGTAGGGGGCCACCGAGCACGGACACGGCGGTCTCATGGCTGAGGAACTGTCCTGGCTTCAACCGCGGTGCATATCGGAATGCCTGGATGCGCCGCTCGGCGGCCTGGCGTTCGAACACGTCTCGCGCGGAGTGATCGACGGGCGCAGATCGTGTGCGGATGCCGTGGAACGGGGCCTCGAGGTCGGGGCGCCGCAGCCGGCCGCCGTTCAGTCCCGCGTCACGAGCATCCTGCACGGTGAACGATGAACCGAGCTGGCGCGGCAGGGGGCGTGGGGTTCGCATCGGACAACCGTGTCACCGGCGGGGCCGTGTCCGCGGGCGCTCTCCACAGCTTCGTGGCCGCAGCCCGGAGGCCGAGACATGTGCTCGGGTCGCGGAATGTGTCGCTACGACGAAGCCATAACGGCGATTCGTGCGACCTGAACGTCGAATCTGCCACCCGGGCGCGGATCCGCGCCCAGCAAGCGCGAGTTATCCACACGCGCCCCGCGAACGAGTGCTCGGGTCGCACAAATCGCCGGTATCACTCGCTCAGAGCGGCACCTATTGCGACCTGAACGTGGCGCCCGCTGTGCGCGTCAGAGGCGGCCCGCCGCCTTCAGCTCGAGGTACCGGTCGGCGATTCTGGGCGGCAGGCTCTCCGGATCTGCGGCGATCGCCTCGCCGCCCGCGCGGCGGATGGCATCGGCCACATTCTCGGCGTCGCGCAGCGTGTGCTCGGCGGCAGCGGCGAGATAGATGTCCTCGCGGGAATCGCGCTTCGTCGCCAGCACGCCGACCGCTTCATCGGTCACAGAGCCCACC
It includes:
- a CDS encoding DUF3499 family protein, with protein sequence MDGRLCSKVTCAREAVATLTFDYGDQMAALGPLGGTDHPHAHDLCAQHADRLSVPAGWIVVRHEALRV
- a CDS encoding RDD family protein, producing MSTPIDTADEVLSGEAVAIDVQPLGFFMRALGALIDMIVSWVLFVLFLWLRTWLMFTGTIDSSIDGILNVAAMVVCFVVVPIVVELALRGRSLGKLAVGGRIVRLDGGAAGFRHAFIRALIGVLEIYMTFGAVAMLSGAFTARSQRLGDLVAGTYSQRVRTPKLVPLAPVMPPALAGWAQIADVARMPDRLARRISQFLQHAERMSPAARARVAQDLVAESAVYISPQPAAHPEQLLIAITVLRRERERRALAIADARAERLTGRRVGLQSSDPQRLVPDDDPSRRH
- a CDS encoding stage II sporulation protein M, with protein sequence MDADALADARRAEWERLDELSRSRLDGEGVDELIVRYRAASADLAELKTSVGDSPQGAYVSSVLSKARLRLTGASDSILTQIARFFADQLPAALYRLRWTTLMIAVVFIAITAGVGTWIASDPALVATLGPADFLEQYAEESFTGYYTENPAAVFAGMVWTNNAWIAAQCVLFGVTGIWPVYVIVQNAFGLGVSAAVMAAHDRLDVMVLYILPHGMLELTSIFVAAAAGLHLFWAWVAPGHRTRGAALAEEGRALATVAIGLVFALFLSGLVEGFVTGWSLAWPVKIGIGAAALAVFLVYMLLVGRRAYRRGERGDLLEYEAGTPQLTAG
- the aqpZ gene encoding aquaporin Z; this translates as MSETLAEAAAPVPSTGAKLTAEALGTFLLVLGGVGTALFASNHFTEPGSGSAVYVAVALAFGLTVVVGAYAFGPVSGGHFNPAVTLGVAAAGRIPWREVPGYIISQIVGGLIASTILVLVGLFGPDGWLTGAQDAGFASNGWGEHSPGGFGMWAAIIIELVLTAMFLFVILGTTHKLRPTPFAGLAIGLTLTLIHLISIPVDNTSVNPARSIAAAVYGGVGPLSQLWVFIVFPIVGAMIAGLAYKTLLDGTQRS
- a CDS encoding catalase, with product MTDKTFTTTQTGTPVASDAHSLTSGPDGITALHDRYLVEKLASFNRERVPERNPHAKGGGAFGEFVVTEDVSRYTRAAVFQPGAKSETLIRFSSVAGEQGSPDTWRDVRGFSLRFYTTEGNLDIVGNNTPTFFLRDGMKFPDFIHSQKRLTGSALRDADMQWDFWTLSPESAHQVTYVMGDRGLPRSWRHMNGYGSHTYQWVNEAGERFWVQYHFLSQQGVEPMFADEAERIAGQDADYYRRDLYEAIERGENPSWDVYVQVMPYEEAKTYRFNPFDLTKTWSKKDYPRIKVGTFTLNRNPQNFFAEIEQAAFSPGNQVPGTGISPDKMLMARVFSYPDAQRYRIGTNYNQLPVNQPHAAHTSNYMHEGNMQYHYNTAEHRVYTPNSYGVAGGPQADPQRGVEASWENDGALVRSAATLHSEDDDFGQARTLINDVFSVEERRRFIETLTGQYNALTVPAIQERFFWYWGQVDQTVADEVRALAGLPVGEPEPVGVGD
- a CDS encoding Fur family transcriptional regulator, whose protein sequence is MTTAATHGAPERLRAAGLRVTVQRVAVLETLAAHPHASADSVFSALRETLSGLALPTVHGILGDLTGAGIVRRVSLPDAGSALYEVQHEFDNHHHLQCVECGRVEDVACATGEAPCLHPSHDHGMRIIEASVTYRAICSDCERNK